The following are encoded in a window of Poecile atricapillus isolate bPoeAtr1 chromosome 3, bPoeAtr1.hap1, whole genome shotgun sequence genomic DNA:
- the BEND6 gene encoding BEN domain-containing protein 6, protein MKKFTLFDFVNDNSLQIGETSWIQDLPCDDSELERLLKPNEHVLVNWPVGERKTEKHLVKVVYMSDDPQELVEMMQKILRADEITKIQVLGKGKRKRIEMIFSESEDSDLDKEKGKMMKHIKRKKSLQASSPANILSQLETSLINKQREPYSGSNFLYSESSSDDEEPLFQLSKVELCAKIKSLKRKLTDTMRENCRLRQSLVMLQVLPQAVTHFEELVGMAEALLKGGVTSSTSSLHPHAVWKASHNPLADSYAAMHSNSSSPITLNVEDEEQQTEKQFKIEKWQIALCNKSKPQKFINDLMQALYTHEYMATHSLTGAKSSSSKDKAAKPAMNQNEVQEIIGITKQLFPNTDDALIRRMMGQKLNNCTKKPILSKDLNSGAFQKHSFCGSTAAPQGIISLAAPPCTQDQQDDDSPAANAQLQQSDSCLTPPPPTPEGQQECPKPTSSKAESQLASSSPAPSPNQGCGQDLRNSDKE, encoded by the exons ATGAAAAAATTCACACTGTTTGATTTTGTAAATGATAATTCACTGCAAATTGGAGAGACTTCATGGATACAGGACCTTCCCTGTGATGACAGTGAACTAGAAAGACTTCTGAAACCTAATGAGCATGTACTAGTGAACTGGCCTGTGGgagaaagaaagacagaaaagcacCTGGTGAAAGTTGTGTACATGAGCG ATGATCCCCAAGAGCTGGTGGAAATGATGCAAAAGATATTACGAGCAGatgaaattacaaaaatacaAGTCCTTGGAAAAGGCAAGAGGAAGAGGATAGAAATGATATTCTCAGAAAGTGAGGACAGTGACCTGGATAAAGAAAAG GGGAAGATGATGAAAcatataaaaagaaagaaatcattGCAGGCATCTTCTCCTGCCAACATCCTGAGTCAACTTGAAACATCCTTAATTAACAAACAG AGAGAACCATATTCAGGAAGCAACTTTCTATATAGTGAAAGTAGCAGTGATGATGAAGAGCCTTTATTTCAACTCTCCAAGGTAGAACTATGTGCCAAAATTAAAAGTCTCAAGAGGAAGCTGACAGATACCATGAGAGAAAACTGCCGCCTAAGGCAGTCCCTGGTGATGCTTCAAG TGTTGCCACAGGCAGTCACTCATTTTGAGGAACTGGTAGGGATGGCTGAAGCACTGCTCAAAGGAGGAGTGACATCATCTACTTCCAGTTTGCATCCACATGCTGTTTGGAAGGCATCTCACAATCCATTAGCAGATTCCTATGCAGCTATGCATAGTAACTCCAGCTCACCAATAACTTTGAATGTGGAAGATGAGGAGCAACAGACTGAAAAACAG ttcaAGATCGAAAAGTGGCAGATTGCACTTTGTAACAAGAGCAAACCTCAAAAATTTATAAATGACTTGATGCAAGCACTTTATACACATGAATACATGGCTACACACAGCCTGACAGGTGCAAAGTCCTCCTCTTCAAAGGATAAAGCGGCAAAACCAGCCATGAATCAGAATGAAGTTCAGGAAATCATAG GAATCACAAAACAGTTGTTTCCAAACACAGATGATGCTTTAATTAGGCGAATGATGGGACAAAAACTGAACAATTGCACCAAGAAGCCAATTTTAAGCAAAGATCTTAACTCAGGTGCTTTTCAGAAACATAGCTTTTG TGGTTCaacagctgctcctcagggcaTCATCTCTTTGGCTGCTCCTCCTTGTACGCAAGACCAGCAGGATGATGATTCACCAGCTGCTAATGCACAACTTCAGCAAAGTGACAGCTGCCTGACTCCTCCACCTCCCACCCCAGAAGGTCAGCAAGAGTGTCCCAAACCCACTTCTTCTAAGGCAGAGTCTCAACTCGCCAGCAGCTCACCAGCGCCCTCTCCCAACCAAGGCTGTGGACAGGATCTCAGGAATTCAGACAAGGAATAA